One genomic window of Fusarium fujikuroi IMI 58289 draft genome, chromosome FFUJ_chr01 includes the following:
- a CDS encoding PIN4 FHA1 domain-interacting family protein, producing the protein MSQQPHDMGYLDYGTSTNRSPNSRQNYATAGGFAGLSLPRQSQRPFDAPLGSSALYPADRIGSGYNQRGMENMAGMQGYMLDNGQAWNYNTTGVATVNGALNGPGRQRNVNRRAALPQNWTDHSALGIHGNHGGLQPYQGGMNNNPMSNGGLRVEHPGSHGSPTDLRSNTSDADQLIPTAIVIKNIPFAVRKETLASIMLEMHLPQPYAFNYHFDNGVFRGLAFANFQSAEDTRMVIEAMNGMDVHGRKLRVEYKKMLPEAERERIEREKRERRGQLEEQHRAPMLHQQSSIQSLGSLSQSQARGPSHLGMLEASRVQSPALTMPGDVDLNDPQTLEFYTELVMFRRDDSREVLVFPAGIAPEHRRSIHILAHNMGLEHQSVGDGESRQLTVLKRQQPSPTAHIHSQPGTNLDMHKRGLSRAATFDFAADRETRAASSNYSHMMGRQGPTIELPGSPEGNGIPNNLRAAKSFADLRSFTPSPSQASSSYLAPSGMNNMGGSSTAARFGDYMGGAMSPSGHPGNSGTPGPKNDSALLSSLNSLNLGYDSASMQNQARSTPGAIGSQRPGNSSKGAPERQPRGPEWETNAGFAGRRANGHATRGSGDSSDNGARVGSSSTNASRYH; encoded by the exons ATGTCGCAGCAACCGCACGATATGGGTTACCTTGACTATGGTACATCAACCAATCGCTCCCCGAACTCGAGACAGAACTATGCTACAGCCGGTGGTTTCGCTGGCCTCTCACTACCTCGCCAGTCCCAACGCCCTTTTGACGCTCCTCTAGGCTCATCTGCTCTTTACCCTGCCGACAGGATCGGAAGTGGGTACAATCAGCGTGGTATGGAGAACATGGCTGGTATGCAGGGCTACATGCTGGATAATGGCCAAGCTTGGAACTACAACACAACCGGAGTCGCTACAGTGAACGGTGCCTTGAATGGCCCTGGACGGCAACGAAACGTGAACCGACGAGCCGCTCTTCCCCAG AACTGGACCGATCACAGCGCGCTTGGTATTCATGGTAACCATGGAGGTCTTCAGCCCTACCAGGGAGGCATGAACAACAACCCCATGTCAAATGGTGGTCTCCGCGTTGAGCACCCCGGATCTCACGGCTCCCCCACTGATCTTCGATCAAACACCTCAGACGCCGACCAGCTTATCCCTACAGCTATTGTTATTAAGAACATCCCTTTCGCCGTTCGAAAAGAGACTCTGGCTTCTATCATGCTTGAGATGCACCTCCCTCAGCCATATGCTTTCAATTACCACTTCGACAATGGCGTCTTCAGAGGTCTGGCTTTCGCGAATTTCCAGTCTGCCGAGGATACACGCATGGTGATTGAGGCGATGAACGGCATGGATGTCCATGGCCGTAAATTACGCGTTGAGTACAAGAAGATGCTCCCTGAGGCTGAGAGGGAGAGGATTGAACGCGAGAAGCGAGAACGACGAGGCCAGCTTGAGGAGCAGCACCGTGCCCCCATGCTTCACCAGCAAAGCTCTATCCAGTCACTTGGTAGTCTTTCACAGTCTCAAGCCAGGGGCCCATCGCACCTCGGCATGCTCGAGGCATCTCGTGTTCAATCTCCCGCACTGACCATGCCAGGCGATGTTGATTTGAACGACCCCCAGACTCTCGAGTTCTACACCGAATTGGTTATGTTCCGTCGTGACGACTCCCGAGAGGTTCTGGTCTTCCCTGCTGGTATCGCTCCTGAGCATCGACGATCCATCCACATTCTCGCACACAATATGGGCCTTGAGCACCAGTCTGTGGGCGATGGCGAATCGCGCCAGCTTACGGTGCTGAAGCGACAACAGCCGTCACCCACCGCCCACATCCACAGTCAGCCAGGCACCAACCTGGACATGCATAAGCGTGGCCTCAGCCGTGCTGCTACATTTGACTTTGCCGCTGACCGTGAGACACGAGCTGCCAGCAGCAATTACTCCCACATGATGGGTCGACAGGGTCCCACTATCGAGCTTCCCGGAAGCCCTGAAGGCAACGGCATTCCCAACAACCTTCGAGCCGCCAAGAGCTTTGCTGATCTGCGATCCTTCACCCCGAGCCCTTCGCAGGCTTCCTCCAGCTACCTCGCTCCTTCGGGAATGAACAACATGGGTGGTAGCTCGACTGCTGCTCGCTTCGGTGACTACATGGGAGGTGCCATGTCACCTTCTGGCCACCCTGGCAACTCTGGGACACCTGGACCCAAGAATGACTCTGCTCTTCTAAGCAGCCTCAACAGCCTGAACTTGGGCTATGACTCTGCCTCCATGCAGAACCAGGCGCGAAGCACTCCTGGCGCTATTGGCAGCCAGCGCCCCGGTAACAGCTCTAAGGGAGCACCTGAGCGACAGCCTCGCGGACCTGAGTGGGAGACCAATGCCGGATTTGCTGGGCGACGTGCTAACGGCCACGCCACGCGCGGTAGTGGTG ACTCGTCCGACAACGGAGCACGCGTCGGTTCAAGCTCAACCAACGCTTCGCGATATCACTGA
- a CDS encoding PIG3-like NADPH quinone oxidoreductase, whose protein sequence is MASFISSYLPFGKSKDENMPAPEKNRQWTTGQDGLDKLAFGEGEVPKPKEGEVLVKVLAVGLNYRDTEVINGDYNHHASIQDTDALVPCSDMCGTVIQSSSPKLKVGARVMSIFNQTHLTGQVTEKDMASGLGLPLPGVLTEYRCFSADALVPVPDYLSDEEAACLPIAAVTAWMCINGMRPLGQPADGGKKKETVLLQGTGGVAIAGLQIAKAAGLNVIITSSSDDKLERAKKDLGADTGINYRTHWEWQEPVMKATENHGADIIFETGGARTLRKSFDSVAFGGLINCVGYLSGKEEEQDTGGKVGVNVLALRRNVTLKGILNGPKDRFEEMVAFYEKHSIHPVVSKVFGFEEANKALEFLSSGQHFGKVVVRVSKKE, encoded by the exons atggcgaGCTTCATCTCTTCATACCTACCGTTTGGAAAATCAAAGGACGAAAATATGCCGGCGCCTGAGAAGAACAGACAGTGGACCACGGGTCAGGATGGCCTTGATAAGCTTGCTTTTGGGGAGGGCGAAGTTCCCAAGCCGAAGGAGGGTGAGGTTTTGGTCAAGGTTCTTGCTGTTGGGTTAAATTATCGCGATACTGAAG TCATCAATGGTGATTACAACCACCATGCCTCCATCCAAGACACAGACGCTCTCGTGCCTTGCTCCGACATGTGCGGCACCGTCATCCAGAGCTCATCGCCAAAACTCAAAGTCGGCGCTCGCGTCATGTCCATCTTTAACCAGACCCATCTCACAGGTCAAGTCACTGAGAAAGACATGGCCTCCGGTCTCGGTCTCCCTCTTCCCGGCGTCCTAACAGAATATCGCTGCTTCTCAGCCGACGCTCTTGTCCCCGTGCCCGACTATCTCTCCGACGAAGAAGCAGCGTGTCTCCCCATCGCAGCTGTGACCGCCTGGATGTGCATCAACGGCATGCGACCACTCGGCCAACCTGCTGATGGCggtaagaagaaggaaactGTTCTTCTGCAGGGCACGGGTGGTGTAGCGATTGCGGGGCTGCAAATCGCCAAAGCAGCTGGTCTGAAcgtcatcatcacttctTCATCCGACGATAAGCTCGAGCGCGCAAAGAAGGATCTCGGCGCAGACACGGGCATTAACTATCGCACGCACTGGGAGTGGCAAGAGCCCGTCATGAAGGCGACGGAGAACCACGGCGCGGACATCATCTTCGAGACAGGCGGTGCGCGAACACTGCGCAAGTCATTCGACTCTGTAGCCTTTGGCGGGCTGATCAACTGCGTGGGTTATCTCTCCggcaaggaagaggagcaggaCACTGGGGGCAAAGTGGGCGTGAATGTGCTGGCTCTGAGGAGGAATGTGACGCTCAAGGGGATTCTGAACGGGCCGAAGGATCGGTTTGAGGAGATGGTGGCGTTTTATGAGAAGCATTCTATTCACCCTGTTGTGAGCAAGGTGTTTGGGTTTGAGGAGGCGAATAAGGCGTTGGAGTTTTTGAGCAGCGGCCAGCATTTTGGAAAGGTAGTGGTGAGGGTTTCGAAGAAGGAATAG